A stretch of Luteitalea sp. DNA encodes these proteins:
- a CDS encoding SDR family oxidoreductase: MQTDYSSFGLRDKIAIVTGASQGIGRAIALGLARAGAHVVLAKHPEGRQHEIKEVQAEIEGLGRKALIVPTDVGQVDQVRALVDQATTAFGRIDILVNNAGWTGTNLALDVTEEEYDRTMAASLKSVFFACQTAARVMIPQGGGKIINIGSNFGEVAFRMRSVYAAAKAGVHHLSRALSLEWAKQGVTVNVVAPCITETDSRRVILERPGYKEWATGQMLPVGRWNQPEDVVGAVLFLSSHLSDMVVGHVLMVDGGWTIH, translated from the coding sequence ATGCAGACGGATTATTCGAGCTTTGGCCTGCGGGACAAGATTGCGATCGTGACCGGCGCATCGCAAGGCATTGGTCGGGCGATCGCCCTCGGTCTGGCACGTGCCGGTGCACACGTCGTGCTCGCCAAGCATCCCGAGGGACGGCAACACGAGATCAAGGAGGTCCAAGCCGAGATCGAAGGCCTCGGACGCAAGGCCCTGATCGTGCCGACCGACGTCGGACAGGTGGATCAGGTCCGCGCCCTGGTCGACCAGGCCACCACGGCCTTCGGCCGCATCGACATCCTGGTCAACAACGCCGGATGGACCGGGACGAATCTGGCGCTCGACGTGACCGAGGAAGAATACGACCGGACGATGGCCGCCTCCCTGAAGAGCGTGTTCTTCGCGTGCCAGACCGCGGCCAGGGTGATGATTCCGCAGGGGGGCGGCAAGATCATCAACATTGGCTCCAACTTTGGCGAGGTCGCCTTCCGCATGCGCTCGGTCTATGCAGCGGCCAAGGCTGGCGTGCATCACCTCTCACGCGCGCTCTCGCTCGAATGGGCCAAGCAAGGTGTCACCGTGAATGTGGTGGCGCCTTGCATTACCGAGACCGATTCTCGGCGCGTGATTCTCGAGCGGCCTGGCTACAAGGAGTGGGCCACGGGCCAGATGCTACCCGTCGGGCGGTGGAACCAACCCGAGGATGTTGTCGGCGCCGTGTTGTTTCTCTCCAGTCACTTGTCCGACATGGTCGTCGGCCACGTGCTGATGGTCGACGGCGGCTGGACCATTCACTAA
- a CDS encoding SDR family oxidoreductase, which yields MAREELRRRGLESAAWRIRSRMDYHLENKKAFVAAGAHGIGEATANLLAQEGAEVIVADQDEAALREKQSRWRGTIAADLATAEGVERTVGYVLDTFGGPPDILINNLGVGNSTPFEEISDERWTRSFDINLMGSVRMCRALVPKMADVGAASVVITGSDLAKQPESTFMDYGTFKAGLLYLTKALAKQYAPRVRVNTVLPGPVWTRMWTRPGGLADQIQEHYGLDRDAAVKKFLEDRQLPMGIGQPEDVAHAVVFLASPLAKFITGTGIDIGGTLRGLI from the coding sequence ATGGCGCGCGAGGAACTGAGACGTCGCGGCCTCGAGAGCGCAGCATGGAGGATTCGCAGCCGTATGGATTATCACCTCGAGAACAAGAAGGCGTTCGTGGCAGCGGGCGCGCATGGCATCGGCGAAGCCACGGCCAACCTGCTGGCGCAGGAAGGGGCGGAGGTCATCGTCGCAGACCAAGACGAAGCCGCGCTTCGAGAGAAGCAGTCGCGATGGCGTGGAACCATTGCCGCGGATCTCGCGACCGCCGAGGGGGTGGAGCGGACCGTAGGGTACGTGCTCGACACGTTCGGCGGGCCACCAGACATCCTGATCAACAACTTGGGCGTCGGCAACTCGACCCCCTTCGAGGAGATATCCGATGAGCGCTGGACGCGCTCGTTCGACATCAACCTCATGGGGAGCGTTCGCATGTGTCGCGCCCTCGTTCCCAAGATGGCCGACGTCGGTGCCGCATCAGTGGTCATCACAGGATCCGACCTCGCGAAGCAGCCCGAGTCCACCTTCATGGACTACGGCACGTTCAAGGCCGGCCTGCTCTACCTGACCAAGGCCTTGGCCAAGCAGTACGCGCCGCGCGTGCGCGTGAACACCGTGCTGCCTGGACCTGTCTGGACGCGCATGTGGACCCGGCCGGGCGGTCTCGCCGATCAGATCCAGGAGCACTACGGTCTCGACCGCGATGCCGCGGTCAAGAAGTTCCTCGAGGATCGGCAGCTTCCGATGGGCATCGGTCAGCCGGAAGACGTGGCGCATGCCGTGGTGTTTCTCGCCTCGCCGCTGGCGAAGTTCATCACCGGCACTGGAATCGACATCGGAGGAACGTTGCGAGGATTGATCTAA
- a CDS encoding PQQ-binding-like beta-propeller repeat protein, with amino-acid sequence MGHIISPPWSSIVAYDLNTGTIQWKRPLGEDEQAVEEGGKETGMLRGGERRGIIVTSTGLLFVNGPDGKLRAYDAANGEVLWTYQLPAGTQGIPAMYEAKGLQFLVVPSSAQPSFGSERRGRGRADDAVRGYIAFALPAGVGSEQ; translated from the coding sequence ATAGGGCACATCATCAGCCCGCCCTGGTCGTCGATCGTGGCCTATGACCTCAATACCGGCACGATTCAGTGGAAGCGTCCCCTCGGAGAGGACGAGCAGGCCGTCGAGGAAGGCGGCAAGGAGACGGGGATGCTCCGCGGCGGCGAGCGTCGCGGGATTATCGTCACGTCGACCGGGCTGCTGTTCGTGAACGGCCCCGACGGAAAGCTGAGGGCATACGACGCGGCCAACGGTGAAGTATTGTGGACCTACCAGCTGCCGGCGGGGACGCAAGGAATCCCAGCGATGTACGAGGCGAAGGGGCTTCAATTCTTGGTGGTGCCCTCCTCGGCGCAGCCATCGTTTGGGTCGGAGCGCAGAGGACGTGGCCGCGCTGATGATGCTGTGCGGGGATACATCGCGTTTGCGCTCCCCGCGGGCGTGGGCTCCGAGCAGTAA